In Bactrocera oleae isolate idBacOlea1 chromosome 5, idBacOlea1, whole genome shotgun sequence, a genomic segment contains:
- the LOC106620826 gene encoding leucine-rich repeat-containing protein 57 isoform X2, with the protein MHYNKQKTKKPSKNALNSLWNGYTAAVGAAAQKCQQQLFAEHKTKNIAHQLEANTSSECIMGNKQVRQHLETAQKTGILKISLQRLQEFPPQLKNYPNVLKTLDLSENRFERLPDELGHFTLVKHLNLSGNKLIELPDVLGELTKLEVLLVMNNYLTKIPKTLSNCNNLKTVNLSNNQIKEFPTMLCGLKHLDVLDLSRNRITTVPAEVGTLYMTELNLNQNQISTLSEEIAACPKLKVLRLEENCLQANAFTPRILKESKICNLSVDGNLFNSKQFTDLEGYEVYMERYTAVKKKMF; encoded by the exons ATGCATTATAATAAA caaaaaacaaagaagCCTTCTAAGAATGCTCTTAATTCCCTTTGGAATGGCTACACAGCTGCCGTTGGAGCCGCTGCCCAGAAATGTCAGCAACAGCTGTTTGCAgagcacaaaacaaaaaatatcgcTCACCAATTGGAAGCAAATACATCGTCGGagt GCATAATGGGTAACAAACAAGTGCGCCAACACCTGGAAACAGCGCAGAAAACTGGCATACTAAAGATTTCACTACAGCGCTTACAAGAATTTCCACCACAATTGAAAAATTACCCAAATGTTCTTAAAACACTTG ATCTTTCCGAAAATCGCTTTGAGCGTTTACCGGATGAGTTGGGTCATTTCACCCTGGTCAAACATCTGAACCTCAGTGGAAATAAACTTATTGAACTGCCAGATGTGTTAGGCGAATTAACGAAACTGGAGGTGCTATTAGTGATGAACAATTACCTTACGAAAATACCAAAAACACTATCGAACTGCAATAATTTGAAAACTGTGAATCTGTCCAATAatcaaattaaagaatttcCCACCATGTTGTGCGGTCTCAAACATCTCGATGTATTGGATCTGTCACGCAATAGAATTACAACTGTACCTGCTGAGGTTGGCACACTTTATATGACTGAGCtgaatttaaatcaaaatcaaatttcaaCACTTTCCGAAGAGATTGCAGCGTGTCCAAAACTAAAAGTTTTACGACTAGAAGAAAATTGTCTGCAGGCTAACGCATTCACGCCACGCATATTAAAGGAATCGAAAATCTGCAATTTGTCTGTTGATGGCAACCTCTTCAATTCCAAACAGTTTACAGATTTAGAAGGTTATGAAGTTTACATGGAACGTTATACGgcagttaagaaaaaaatgttctaa
- the LOC106620826 gene encoding leucine-rich repeat-containing protein 57 isoform X1, giving the protein MHYNKVNHQKTKKPSKNALNSLWNGYTAAVGAAAQKCQQQLFAEHKTKNIAHQLEANTSSECIMGNKQVRQHLETAQKTGILKISLQRLQEFPPQLKNYPNVLKTLDLSENRFERLPDELGHFTLVKHLNLSGNKLIELPDVLGELTKLEVLLVMNNYLTKIPKTLSNCNNLKTVNLSNNQIKEFPTMLCGLKHLDVLDLSRNRITTVPAEVGTLYMTELNLNQNQISTLSEEIAACPKLKVLRLEENCLQANAFTPRILKESKICNLSVDGNLFNSKQFTDLEGYEVYMERYTAVKKKMF; this is encoded by the exons ATGCATTATAATAAAGTAAACCAT caaaaaacaaagaagCCTTCTAAGAATGCTCTTAATTCCCTTTGGAATGGCTACACAGCTGCCGTTGGAGCCGCTGCCCAGAAATGTCAGCAACAGCTGTTTGCAgagcacaaaacaaaaaatatcgcTCACCAATTGGAAGCAAATACATCGTCGGagt GCATAATGGGTAACAAACAAGTGCGCCAACACCTGGAAACAGCGCAGAAAACTGGCATACTAAAGATTTCACTACAGCGCTTACAAGAATTTCCACCACAATTGAAAAATTACCCAAATGTTCTTAAAACACTTG ATCTTTCCGAAAATCGCTTTGAGCGTTTACCGGATGAGTTGGGTCATTTCACCCTGGTCAAACATCTGAACCTCAGTGGAAATAAACTTATTGAACTGCCAGATGTGTTAGGCGAATTAACGAAACTGGAGGTGCTATTAGTGATGAACAATTACCTTACGAAAATACCAAAAACACTATCGAACTGCAATAATTTGAAAACTGTGAATCTGTCCAATAatcaaattaaagaatttcCCACCATGTTGTGCGGTCTCAAACATCTCGATGTATTGGATCTGTCACGCAATAGAATTACAACTGTACCTGCTGAGGTTGGCACACTTTATATGACTGAGCtgaatttaaatcaaaatcaaatttcaaCACTTTCCGAAGAGATTGCAGCGTGTCCAAAACTAAAAGTTTTACGACTAGAAGAAAATTGTCTGCAGGCTAACGCATTCACGCCACGCATATTAAAGGAATCGAAAATCTGCAATTTGTCTGTTGATGGCAACCTCTTCAATTCCAAACAGTTTACAGATTTAGAAGGTTATGAAGTTTACATGGAACGTTATACGgcagttaagaaaaaaatgttctaa
- the cm gene encoding AP-3 complex subunit mu-2, with product MIHSLFIVNNSGDVFLEKHWRSVVSRSVCDYFLDAQRNAPLDVPPVIATPHYYLITVQRNGISLVAACKQEVPPLFVIEFLHRVMDTFQDYFGDCSESIIKENYVVVYELLDEMLDNGFPLSTESNILKELIKPPNILRTIANTVTGKSNVSTTLPSGQLSAIPWRRSGVRYNNNEAYFDVIEEVDAIIDKSGSTVFAEIQGYIDCCCKLSGMPDLTLSFMNPRLFDDVSFHPCVRFKRWESERLLSFIPPDGNFRLMSYHISSQSVVAIPVYIRHNFSIKTGEQGRLDLTVGPRTTLGRTVDKVKLEITMPKCVLNCILTPNQGKYTFDSVTKTLSWEVGRIDVSKLPNIRGTVSITPGSTNIDANPSINVQFSISQLAVSGLKVNRLDMYGEKYKPFKGVKYITRAGKFQVRM from the exons ATGATACACAGCCTATTTATAGTAAACAACAGCGG CGATGTTTTTCTTGAAAAACATTGGCGTTCAGTGGTTTCCCGTTCAGTGTGCGATTACTTCCTCGATGCTCAGCGCAATGCCCCATTG GATGTTCCTCCCGTTATTGCAACACCTCACTACTACCTCATCACAGTGCAACGTAATGGCATATCGCTTGTGGCCGCCTGCAAGCAAGAAGTGCCACCATTATTCGTTATCGAATTCCTACACCGAGTAATGGACACATTTCAGGATTACTTTGGTGATTGCTCGGAGTCAATTATTAAGGAAAATTATGTAGTCGTTTATGAATTGCTCGATGAAATGTTGGACAATGGTTTCCCACTTTCAACGGAGAGCAATATACTTAAAGAGCTAATTAAGCCGCCAAATATTTTGCGTACCATCGCAAATACCGTTACAGGGAAAAGCAA CGTTAGCACAACGCTACCCTCTGGCCAGTTATCGGCTATACCATGGCGTCGTAGTGGTGTGCGTTACAATAATAATGAAGCTTACTTCGATGTTATTGAAGAGGTCGACGCCATTATTGATAAGTCTGGGTCCACAGTATTTGCCGAAATACAGGGTTAT ATTGACTGCTGCTGCAAGCTTTCGGGCATGCCTGATCTCACACTCTCCTTTATGAATCCTCGCCTCTTCGACGACGTCTCATTCCATCCATGCGTACGCTTCAAGCGTTGGGAGTCCGAACGTTTACTCTCCTTCATTCCGCCAGATGGTAATTTCCGTCTAATGTCTTATCACATTAGTTCACAATCGGTAGTGGCAATACCGGTCTATATAAGACATAATTTCTCCATAAAAACTGGTGAACAGGGACGTTTGGATTTGACTGTCGGTCCACGTACTACACTCGGTCGTACGGTGGACAAAGTGAAATTAGAGATTACAATGCCTAAGTGTGTTCTTAATTGCATTTTAACACCAAATCAAGGCAAATATACATTTGACTCAGTTACTAAGACATTATCGTGGGAGGTGGGCCGCATTGATGTGTCCAAATTGCCAAATATTAGGGGCACT GTATCAATTACGCCCGGCAGCACAAATATCGATGCGAATCCCTCTATTAATGTGCAATTTTCAATCTCACAACTAGCTGTTTCTGGACTGAAGGTTAATCGTCTTGATATGTATGGCGAAAAATATAAGCCCTTCAAAGGTGTCAAATATATTACTAGGGCGGGCAAATTTCAAGTGCGCATGTAA